One genomic window of Streptomyces sp. NBC_01498 includes the following:
- a CDS encoding dihydrofolate reductase family protein, whose product MNEQTAGRRVVTNMSLSIDGRYAGTDPLDMGWVMPYAVTDVARDHLAGLWESATTALLGRVNAEGFLGFWPTVIGGEGVDPRDEGFAKWLVDTDKVVLSSTLHEAPWERTTMVDKPTADVIEDLRAAEGGDILVLSSASVIKALLAADQVDRLAVNVFPIVLGAGPRLFDDGLPAGRWALTHQAAGEHGTLSLIYDRVR is encoded by the coding sequence GTGAACGAGCAGACCGCCGGGCGGAGGGTCGTCACCAACATGAGCCTGTCCATCGACGGCCGCTACGCGGGGACGGACCCTCTCGACATGGGCTGGGTGATGCCGTACGCCGTGACCGATGTCGCCCGCGACCATCTGGCCGGCCTGTGGGAGTCGGCCACGACCGCCCTGCTCGGCCGGGTGAACGCCGAGGGTTTCCTGGGCTTCTGGCCCACCGTCATCGGCGGGGAGGGAGTCGACCCGCGTGACGAGGGCTTCGCGAAGTGGCTGGTCGACACCGACAAGGTCGTTCTCTCGTCCACCCTCCACGAGGCGCCGTGGGAGCGGACGACGATGGTCGACAAGCCGACCGCCGACGTGATCGAGGATCTCAGGGCGGCCGAGGGCGGGGACATACTCGTCCTCTCCAGCGCCAGTGTGATCAAGGCGCTGCTGGCGGCCGACCAGGTCGACCGCCTGGCCGTCAACGTCTTCCCGATCGTTCTCGGCGCCGGGCCCCGGCTTTTCGACGACGGCCTGCCCGCCGGCCGGTGGGCCCTCACCCACCAGGCGGCCGGCGAGCACGGCACCCTGTCGCTGATCTACGACCGGGTCCGCTGA
- a CDS encoding metalloregulator ArsR/SmtB family transcription factor: protein MDALLIALADPARWRLVGLLAERPRSVGVLAHLAGARQPQTTKHLQTLERAGVVASERTGQRRVYALRPAPLRDLAAELVRLADFTDQAGGLPVTYDRHRENVTGERLAADAAGWADGRAFRFVRSTRADPELVWRHLHEPALLSEWWTPDDLRVSELVFEARPGGRIVQEYRDAEDVDGSDPVVGRAEGVVDDVRPGERLAYRLSPLLPDGGIAFTAHVDLDLRPLGAGTGTELDVHYRITDSTVDSADFVAGVEIGFGQSLDKLTALLGTHPHEAVAVAVPGDTATTDNSNNHSHSHDSGRGPDRTNTGSAGDDARSTK, encoded by the coding sequence ATGGACGCACTCCTCATCGCACTGGCAGATCCGGCCCGCTGGCGGCTCGTGGGACTGTTGGCCGAGCGGCCTCGTTCGGTCGGGGTCCTGGCGCACCTCGCCGGGGCACGACAGCCGCAGACGACCAAGCACTTGCAGACCCTGGAGCGTGCCGGTGTCGTCGCCTCGGAGCGCACCGGCCAGCGCCGTGTCTACGCGCTCCGGCCCGCCCCTTTGCGGGACTTGGCGGCCGAGCTCGTCCGGCTCGCGGACTTCACGGACCAGGCGGGCGGTCTGCCGGTGACCTACGACCGCCACCGGGAGAACGTCACGGGTGAGCGGCTGGCCGCCGACGCGGCGGGGTGGGCCGACGGCCGCGCGTTCAGGTTCGTCCGGTCGACGCGGGCGGATCCCGAGCTGGTCTGGCGCCATCTGCACGAGCCCGCGCTGCTCTCGGAGTGGTGGACGCCCGACGACCTCCGGGTCTCCGAGCTGGTCTTCGAGGCGCGGCCGGGCGGGCGGATCGTGCAGGAGTACCGCGACGCCGAGGATGTCGACGGCTCGGACCCGGTCGTCGGCCGGGCGGAGGGTGTTGTCGACGATGTACGGCCGGGGGAACGGCTGGCGTACCGGCTCTCGCCGCTCCTGCCCGACGGCGGCATCGCTTTCACCGCCCATGTCGACCTGGATCTGCGGCCCCTCGGAGCCGGTACGGGCACGGAGCTCGACGTCCACTACCGGATCACGGACAGCACGGTCGACTCGGCGGACTTCGTGGCGGGCGTCGAGATCGGCTTCGGCCAGAGCCTCGACAAGCTCACGGCCCTTCTCGGCACGCACCCGCACGAAGCCGTCGCCGTCGCTGTTCCCGGCGACACGGCCACCACGGACAACAGCAACAACCACAGCCACAGCCACGACAGCGGCCGTGGCCCGGACAGGACCAACACCGGCAGCGCCGGTGACGACGCAAGGAGCACGAAGTGA